A window of the Bacillus andreraoultii genome harbors these coding sequences:
- a CDS encoding alpha/beta-type small acid-soluble spore protein, which translates to MANNNSSNQLLVPGAEQALEQMKYEIAQEFGVNLGAETTSRANGSVGGEITKRLVQMAQQHMSGRFS; encoded by the coding sequence ATGGCAAACAACAATAGCAGTAACCAACTTCTTGTACCAGGAGCTGAGCAAGCTTTAGAACAAATGAAATACGAAATTGCTCAAGAGTTTGGTGTGAACTTAGGTGCTGAAACAACTTCTCGTGCTAACGGATCTGTTGGGGGAGAAATTACGAAACGCTTAGTTCAAATGGCCCAACAACATATGAGTGGACGTTTTTCATAA
- the tpx gene encoding thiol peroxidase gives MTQVTFGGKPVTLVGNEINVGDIAPNFTVLANDLTAVTLEDSKGQVRLISVVPSIDTGVCDAQTRRFNEEAANLPGVKVLTISCDLPFAQSRWCGAKGIDRVQVLSDHRDLSFGDAYGVHMKELRLLARSIFVVDSTGKVTYKEIVSEVTNHPNYEAAIEAAKQAK, from the coding sequence TTGACACAAGTTACATTTGGCGGAAAACCAGTTACTCTAGTAGGTAATGAAATAAATGTAGGTGATATAGCACCTAATTTTACAGTGCTAGCAAATGATTTAACGGCAGTAACGTTGGAAGATAGTAAGGGACAAGTACGACTTATCAGTGTTGTTCCATCTATAGACACAGGTGTTTGTGATGCACAAACGCGACGCTTTAATGAAGAAGCAGCAAATCTTCCAGGTGTTAAAGTCTTAACAATCAGTTGTGACTTACCGTTTGCACAATCTCGTTGGTGTGGAGCGAAAGGGATTGATCGTGTACAAGTGTTATCCGATCATCGAGATCTTTCTTTTGGTGATGCATACGGAGTTCATATGAAAGAATTACGCTTATTAGCACGATCTATTTTTGTAGTCGATTCAACTGGAAAAGTGACCTATAAAGAAATTGTCAGTGAAGTAACAAACCATCCAAATTATGAAGCCGCAATTGAAGCAGCGAAACAAGCGAAATAA
- a CDS encoding RDD family protein has product MNRDDEQRTEENVHNERPFSEDQIRTNHTIVDLEKEASTSNQQNLEDKETLASNQTLELTNNHQQVDLYAYAGFWIRFCAYIIDVLVIVSLRQLVISPIVGFLGVEQNSGMFSVQNILSALVFYLYFVLMTKYFNQTLGKMIFGLKVIPLKETRLSWQTVIFREWIGRYISATIIILYIFVAFSPKKQGVHDYFADTTVIHENYLLKNASVS; this is encoded by the coding sequence ATGAATAGAGACGATGAACAACGTACAGAAGAAAATGTTCATAATGAAAGACCATTTTCAGAAGATCAAATACGTACGAATCATACAATTGTTGATTTAGAAAAAGAGGCCAGTACTTCTAATCAACAGAACTTAGAAGATAAGGAAACACTTGCAAGTAACCAAACTTTAGAACTAACGAACAATCATCAGCAAGTAGATTTATATGCTTATGCTGGTTTTTGGATACGATTTTGTGCTTACATAATAGATGTGCTAGTGATCGTTTCGTTAAGACAATTAGTGATAAGTCCGATTGTAGGGTTCCTCGGAGTTGAGCAAAATTCGGGTATGTTTTCCGTACAAAATATATTATCGGCACTTGTGTTTTATTTATATTTTGTACTTATGACGAAATATTTTAATCAAACTTTAGGAAAAATGATTTTCGGTTTAAAAGTTATTCCATTAAAAGAAACACGATTATCGTGGCAAACGGTCATTTTTCGTGAGTGGATTGGTCGGTATATATCAGCAACAATAATAATACTATATATTTTCGTTGCTTTTTCACCAAAAAAACAAGGAGTACATGATTATTTTGCAGATACTACAGTTATTCATGAAAACTATCTTCTGAAAAATGCATCGGTCTCATAA
- the thiI gene encoding tRNA uracil 4-sulfurtransferase ThiI: protein MIYDQILVRYGEISTKGRNRNLFVEKLRKNVQYVLRDFPNIKIKANRDRMYVLLNGEDLEKISERLQHVFGIQSFSPVIRVQKDIETIKESALNLFQKLNAQGKTFKVQTRRADKEFPLHSGELNHILGSHLLQNIDDLSVDVHHPNLELKVEIRKDAVYLTCEMIKGAGGLPVGSSGKAMLMLSGGIDSPVAGHLAMKRGLSIEGVHFYSPPFTSERSKQKVIDLSKKLARVSGQFTLHIVPFTELQQLIYEKVHENYAMTIMRRMMLRITDEIRKKQEGLAIVTGESLGQVASQTLDSMYAINEVTNTPVIRPLVTVDKNDIIRIAEEIDTLEISNRPYEDCCTIFSPAQPKTKPRRDKANSYETHFDYEPLIQKAVENIETITLFAQEEDQNEFADLL, encoded by the coding sequence ATGATATATGATCAAATATTAGTCCGTTACGGAGAAATTTCAACAAAAGGAAGAAATCGTAACCTTTTTGTTGAAAAGTTAAGAAAGAATGTCCAATATGTTCTTCGTGATTTTCCAAATATAAAAATAAAAGCGAATCGTGACCGGATGTACGTTCTTTTAAACGGAGAAGACTTGGAAAAAATATCTGAACGATTACAACATGTGTTTGGCATTCAATCATTTAGCCCTGTAATTCGAGTTCAAAAAGATATTGAAACAATAAAAGAGAGTGCATTAAACTTGTTTCAAAAACTCAATGCACAAGGAAAAACATTTAAGGTTCAAACGAGAAGAGCGGATAAAGAGTTTCCATTACATTCGGGAGAACTGAATCATATTTTAGGTAGCCATCTTCTCCAAAATATTGATGATTTATCGGTTGATGTACATCATCCGAATCTTGAATTAAAAGTAGAAATTCGAAAAGATGCAGTATATTTAACATGTGAAATGATAAAAGGTGCAGGCGGTCTTCCTGTTGGTTCAAGTGGGAAAGCGATGCTCATGCTTTCAGGAGGAATCGATAGCCCTGTAGCGGGTCATTTAGCGATGAAACGTGGTTTGTCGATTGAGGGAGTGCATTTTTATAGTCCACCATTTACAAGTGAGAGATCAAAGCAAAAAGTAATTGACTTAAGTAAGAAATTAGCAAGAGTAAGTGGACAATTCACTTTGCATATTGTCCCATTTACTGAATTACAACAATTAATTTATGAAAAAGTCCATGAAAATTACGCAATGACAATTATGAGAAGAATGATGTTAAGAATTACTGATGAAATTCGTAAAAAACAAGAAGGATTGGCGATTGTGACTGGAGAAAGCTTAGGACAAGTGGCAAGTCAAACGTTAGATAGTATGTATGCGATAAATGAAGTGACGAATACACCAGTTATTCGCCCACTTGTTACAGTTGATAAAAATGACATTATTCGTATTGCCGAGGAAATTGATACATTAGAGATTTCAAATCGACCATATGAAGACTGCTGTACAATATTTTCACCAGCACAACCGAAAACAAAGCCGAGAAGAGATAAAGCAAATTCCTATGAAACGCATTTTGACTATGAACCACTTATCCAGAAGGCTGTTGAAAATATTGAAACAATAACATTATTTGCACAAGAAGAAGATCAAAATGAATTTGCTGACTTGCTCTAA
- a CDS encoding DUF2953 domain-containing protein, protein MTFLKVFFVSLVILIVLILFLFVVAIFTRIKIDTTYKFQPHEQRATIFIKAFFGLFRYRIEIPSEKLKAKNEIQSSKHDEGTGQHDDEEDLSSFEPIKQVLHHIHELYDILKEFFKKVRIVEFEWKSAIGTGNAASAAIIAGAGWAFKGNVIGIISNYFSLKVYPKLEITPVFNRATSETYLRCMIQVKVGHAILAGIKLLRFWKKNVSKNSSSPKPIKNGPTGEEQSI, encoded by the coding sequence ATGACTTTTTTAAAAGTTTTTTTTGTGAGTTTGGTTATCCTTATTGTACTTATCCTTTTCCTATTTGTTGTTGCTATTTTTACAAGGATCAAAATTGATACGACGTATAAATTTCAACCTCATGAACAAAGAGCCACCATATTTATTAAAGCTTTCTTCGGACTTTTTCGGTATCGAATCGAGATACCATCAGAAAAACTGAAAGCTAAAAACGAAATACAATCCAGTAAACATGATGAGGGAACTGGCCAACACGATGATGAGGAAGATTTATCCTCGTTTGAACCAATTAAACAGGTCCTTCATCATATTCACGAATTATATGATATTTTAAAAGAATTTTTTAAAAAAGTGCGTATTGTTGAATTTGAATGGAAATCAGCAATTGGTACTGGTAATGCTGCTTCAGCTGCTATCATTGCCGGTGCTGGTTGGGCTTTTAAAGGCAATGTGATTGGTATCATAAGTAATTATTTTTCATTAAAAGTTTATCCAAAACTAGAGATCACTCCAGTTTTTAACCGAGCCACTTCAGAAACATATTTACGATGTATGATTCAGGTGAAGGTAGGGCATGCTATTTTAGCAGGGATAAAATTATTAAGATTTTGGAAGAAAAATGTATCAAAGAATTCATCTAGTCCTAAACCTATAAAAAATGGACCAACAGGTGAGGAACAATCTATATAA
- the ytfJ gene encoding GerW family sporulation protein — translation MSDHPIKGLMTTAMENLKDMIDVNTIIGDPVETPDGSVILTVSKVGFGFAAGGSQFSVDETTKESELPFGGGSGGGVSITPIAFLIVNSQGVKMLHIDESTHLVEKILDLAPNAIEKVQQMMAKNQSGQNKSNQSSSQNNQSNNSSNSNQKPDFNI, via the coding sequence ATGTCTGATCATCCAATTAAAGGCCTGATGACGACAGCAATGGAAAATTTAAAAGACATGATTGATGTGAACACAATCATTGGGGATCCAGTAGAAACACCAGATGGTAGTGTTATATTAACTGTTTCAAAAGTTGGTTTCGGTTTTGCTGCAGGAGGATCACAGTTTTCTGTAGATGAGACAACGAAAGAAAGTGAATTACCATTTGGCGGAGGGAGCGGTGGTGGAGTTTCCATAACACCTATTGCATTTTTAATTGTAAATAGCCAAGGGGTAAAAATGTTACATATTGACGAAAGTACACATTTAGTGGAAAAAATACTAGACCTTGCTCCAAATGCAATTGAAAAAGTTCAACAAATGATGGCAAAAAATCAATCGGGTCAAAATAAGTCTAATCAAAGTTCTAGTCAAAACAATCAGTCGAATAACAGTAGTAATTCTAATCAAAAACCTGATTTCAATATTTAA
- the ezrA gene encoding septation ring formation regulator EzrA, which produces MISIIIGIILLLIVLYIIGYFVKRKHFTYIDRLESWKIEIMNRPVLDEVSKIKQLTMAGETEEYFERWRVTWDSIVTEQLPSVEEALYEAEDLVEKYRFSKVKQVYTKIENALKEADVKIDEMVLNLREIVDSEEKNQEDMANIHEQYKKLKKELLAHRYAFGKASGKLEENLAHVNETIELVETETNNGNYLTARAIVLDLNKDIELLKVKMETIPLYLNECHHVIPNQLKEIKNGMEEMIEEGYQLEHLGIELEIHKIGEMVQSYVQYVENGDIDGIDDGLKAIKEQIEIMYQLLEEEVSSRKFVLSNRPHIEKSLEDVTTTNETLKGEVELVKETYHLSTEDVDLLNELQDKISTLKKMSELLLKEEALSTAAYSVVKDKVEDILEMIKDIEEKQQTLTESLQALRKDEFEAREKITHLKKRFQETARKVERSNIPGIPKEIETLFIEAHHAIQDALTSLEEKPLRMPLVQDSLQKAEGHVDEIYKKVEEMIENVYFIEKVIQYGNRYRKKYPQIHKRLDIAEEAFRRYDYTSALEEAAAAVEAVEPGAIKKIEEMINEEINQEN; this is translated from the coding sequence ATGATATCCATCATAATTGGCATTATTTTACTACTTATTGTTTTATATATAATTGGTTATTTTGTAAAACGAAAACATTTTACCTATATTGATCGACTTGAATCATGGAAGATTGAAATAATGAATAGGCCAGTCCTTGATGAGGTGTCAAAAATTAAGCAACTAACAATGGCTGGGGAAACAGAGGAATATTTTGAACGTTGGCGGGTAACTTGGGATTCGATTGTAACGGAACAATTACCAAGTGTGGAAGAAGCACTTTATGAAGCAGAAGATCTTGTTGAGAAATACCGATTTTCTAAAGTAAAACAAGTATATACAAAAATAGAAAATGCGTTAAAAGAAGCTGATGTCAAGATTGATGAAATGGTCTTGAATTTGCGGGAAATTGTCGATAGCGAAGAAAAAAATCAAGAAGATATGGCTAATATTCATGAACAATATAAAAAGCTGAAAAAAGAGTTATTAGCTCACCGGTATGCCTTTGGGAAAGCAAGTGGCAAGTTAGAGGAAAATTTAGCACATGTGAATGAAACGATTGAACTTGTTGAAACGGAAACAAATAATGGAAACTACCTTACAGCAAGAGCAATTGTATTGGATCTTAATAAAGACATTGAGCTTCTCAAAGTGAAAATGGAAACAATTCCACTTTACTTAAATGAGTGTCACCACGTCATTCCTAATCAATTAAAAGAAATAAAAAATGGTATGGAAGAAATGATTGAAGAAGGATACCAATTAGAACATTTAGGAATTGAACTAGAAATTCATAAAATTGGGGAAATGGTTCAATCGTATGTTCAGTACGTTGAAAATGGTGATATTGATGGAATTGACGATGGGCTGAAAGCGATTAAGGAACAAATTGAAATTATGTACCAACTTCTAGAAGAAGAAGTTTCATCGAGAAAGTTTGTACTATCGAACCGTCCACATATCGAAAAGTCATTAGAAGATGTCACGACAACAAATGAGACATTAAAAGGTGAAGTGGAGCTTGTCAAAGAAACGTACCATCTCTCAACAGAAGATGTAGATTTGCTAAATGAACTACAAGATAAAATTTCAACATTGAAAAAAATGTCGGAACTTCTACTTAAGGAAGAAGCTTTATCGACAGCCGCCTATTCAGTTGTAAAGGATAAAGTGGAAGATATTCTTGAAATGATTAAAGATATTGAAGAAAAACAACAAACACTTACTGAATCATTACAAGCACTTCGGAAAGATGAGTTTGAAGCACGTGAAAAAATTACTCACTTGAAAAAACGATTCCAAGAAACAGCTAGAAAAGTGGAACGTAGTAATATTCCAGGGATTCCAAAAGAGATTGAAACATTGTTTATTGAGGCTCACCACGCTATACAAGACGCTCTAACATCATTAGAGGAAAAACCTTTACGAATGCCCTTAGTGCAAGATTCATTACAAAAGGCTGAAGGTCATGTAGATGAAATATATAAAAAAGTAGAAGAAATGATTGAAAATGTATACTTTATTGAAAAAGTTATACAGTATGGGAATCGCTATAGAAAAAAATATCCACAAATTCACAAGCGTTTAGATATTGCAGAGGAAGCGTTCAGGCGTTATGATTATACTAGTGCTTTAGAGGAGGCGGCAGCAGCAGTAGAGGCCGTAGAACCTGGTGCAATTAAGAAAATTGAAGAAATGATTAATGAAGAAATTAATCAAGAAAACTAG
- the sppA gene encoding signal peptide peptidase SppA, which yields MNGKRWAALGIAAVLLIVSSGVSIVKTLFSDGQESFTNFMFPSTDFTEEVIEDGNPMKRIVVLDVEGVIQDTGDTNSFVDSASYNHRRFMEKLKAIEEDSSVRGIVLRVNSPGGGVVESAEVHDKLVDIIKKRKKPVYVSMGSMAASGGYYISAPATKIFAAKDTMTGSLGVIMESYNVTELADKLGIDTITIKSGPHKDIMSSTRKMTEEEKNILQEMINNAYGDFVKVISDGRGIPQEEVRKIADGRIYDGRQAKQLNLIDEFGYLDDTIAAMKKDKKLKDAQIVRFVDDDFGFGSLFGVTANKLIGKDSSTKALTELLSYRNSPRLMYLYAE from the coding sequence GTGAACGGAAAACGTTGGGCTGCCCTTGGAATTGCAGCTGTTTTACTTATTGTTTCCTCAGGTGTTTCTATTGTTAAAACACTGTTTTCTGATGGACAAGAATCATTTACAAATTTTATGTTTCCAAGTACAGATTTTACAGAAGAAGTTATTGAAGATGGAAATCCAATGAAGAGAATTGTCGTTTTAGATGTAGAAGGAGTTATTCAAGATACAGGTGATACAAATTCTTTTGTAGATTCTGCAAGCTATAATCATAGAAGGTTTATGGAAAAATTAAAGGCTATTGAAGAAGATAGCTCTGTTCGCGGTATCGTTTTACGTGTGAATTCACCAGGTGGCGGTGTTGTCGAAAGTGCAGAAGTTCATGACAAGCTAGTGGACATTATTAAAAAAAGAAAGAAGCCAGTCTATGTTTCCATGGGTTCAATGGCAGCATCAGGGGGTTATTACATTTCGGCACCAGCTACAAAAATATTTGCGGCAAAAGATACAATGACTGGATCTCTTGGAGTCATTATGGAAAGCTATAATGTTACAGAACTAGCGGATAAGCTTGGCATTGATACAATAACGATAAAAAGTGGTCCACATAAAGATATTATGAGTTCGACAAGGAAAATGACCGAGGAAGAAAAGAATATTTTACAAGAAATGATTAATAACGCATATGGAGATTTTGTAAAAGTCATTTCAGACGGTCGTGGGATTCCACAAGAAGAAGTTCGCAAAATTGCTGATGGACGGATTTATGATGGTCGACAAGCAAAACAATTAAACTTAATTGACGAATTTGGTTATTTAGATGACACAATTGCAGCGATGAAAAAAGATAAAAAGTTAAAAGATGCCCAAATTGTCCGGTTTGTTGATGATGATTTTGGTTTCGGTTCACTTTTTGGTGTAACTGCGAATAAATTAATTGGAAAAGATTCGAGTACGAAGGCATTAACTGAATTACTATCATATCGAAACTCACCAAGATTAATGTATCTTTACGCTGAATAG
- a CDS encoding cysteine desulfurase family protein: MIYFDNSATTKPKKEVLDTFVKTAGNYYGNPSSVHHLGLQTENLLNQARQQIASLLNVDDQEVIFTSGGTEGNNFILKGIAEQYRNRGKHIITTMIEHPSVLNTCQQLENKGYDITYLPVDQNGQVRVEDVQCSIREDTILVSIMHVNNEVGSIQPIEAIGRMLKNYPKILFHSDCVQGVTKVPLDLHESMLDFATISSHKFHGLKGTGAIYMRKGLKIDPLLSGGGQERGFRSGTENLPGIVAMAKALRLSMLDYETKAFEMEEIRNLLINGIEAIDGLTMNTPKNYCAPHIINFSAYQFKAEVLVHELEKHGLYVSTTSACSSRTNEPSKTILAMGLGEERASTSIRMSLSYENTRNEAIEALKIIEQSIMNLKPVMRG; the protein is encoded by the coding sequence TTGATTTATTTCGATAATAGTGCGACAACAAAGCCGAAAAAAGAAGTCTTAGATACGTTCGTGAAGACAGCAGGAAACTATTACGGTAACCCTTCTTCCGTGCACCATCTAGGTTTGCAAACAGAAAATTTATTAAATCAAGCTCGCCAACAAATCGCATCACTTTTAAACGTTGATGATCAAGAAGTCATTTTTACATCTGGTGGAACAGAAGGGAATAACTTTATATTAAAAGGTATAGCGGAACAATATCGAAATCGTGGAAAACATATCATCACAACGATGATTGAACATCCATCTGTTTTAAATACATGTCAACAATTAGAAAATAAAGGATATGATATTACTTATTTGCCTGTTGATCAAAATGGTCAAGTCCGTGTAGAAGATGTCCAATGTTCGATTCGTGAAGATACCATTCTTGTTTCGATTATGCATGTAAATAATGAAGTTGGTTCAATTCAACCGATTGAGGCAATAGGGCGGATGTTAAAAAACTATCCGAAGATATTATTCCATTCAGATTGTGTTCAAGGTGTGACAAAAGTACCGCTTGATTTACACGAAAGTATGCTTGACTTTGCAACCATTTCCAGTCATAAATTTCATGGATTGAAAGGAACTGGGGCAATTTATATGCGAAAAGGCTTGAAAATAGATCCGCTATTATCCGGTGGTGGTCAAGAACGGGGGTTCAGAAGTGGTACCGAAAATCTTCCCGGCATTGTAGCGATGGCAAAGGCTTTACGTCTTAGTATGTTAGATTATGAAACGAAAGCATTTGAGATGGAAGAGATTCGTAATTTATTAATAAATGGGATAGAAGCAATTGATGGATTAACAATGAATACACCAAAGAACTACTGTGCACCCCATATTATTAACTTTTCTGCATATCAGTTTAAAGCGGAAGTGCTTGTTCATGAGTTGGAAAAACATGGTTTATATGTCTCGACAACAAGTGCTTGTTCTTCTCGAACGAATGAACCGAGTAAAACAATTCTTGCCATGGGATTAGGCGAAGAACGGGCGTCTACTTCAATTCGTATGAGTCTGTCTTATGAAAACACACGGAATGAGGCGATAGAGGCCCTAAAGATAATCGAACAAAGTATAATGAATTTAAAACCAGTAATGAGGGGATAA